One Nicotiana sylvestris chromosome 12, ASM39365v2, whole genome shotgun sequence genomic window carries:
- the LOC138883468 gene encoding uncharacterized protein has product MNAQPYVRTQQQANRNQAPFPRNQPPYQTHYNPRPPQNNLHPNEPPKRLNFTPIGETYSILLPKLVQMGLLQPVPQTRQNPASPAYRADTRCAYHSGEEGHDTDDCWTLKRAVENLTEQRKIVLRDEDVPNVINNPLPAHNNGPVIGMICEDKEFDPALKAIISIADEEKKPKAAPKQDKGEKKKETTPPKSEKKIEVETGATPPKDVVLYVPQGRKEKQMTLSPPRRFELNKTTQIYVPKRAYVMRGPIKPSRLNEPVVIGRAPQKPMKDPTVVPWNYNKTVVTYKGKEIPGEVQENNPFEKYSNLEEVNNANRKRFPLKKPVSAEEAEAFFQNMKMADYEVIDQLRKFPEQVSLLALLMNSAEHQKVLIKSLNEAYVPVDTSVEQLERMVERFFAINQITFSKNDLPSEGAAHNKALHLTVKCKGHYVKRVMLDGGSRVDICPLSTLQRMEIGIEIIRPNNVCVRAFDGIKRDTIG; this is encoded by the coding sequence ATGAATGCTCAGCCTTATGTCCGGACACAACAACAAGCCAACAGAAATcaagctccatttcctagaaaccaacctccttaccaaacccactacaaCCCCCGCCCTCCACAAAATAATTTACACCCTAATGAACCGCCCAAGAGGCTAaatttcacaccaattggcgaaaCCTACTCCATCCTGTTACCAAAGCTTGTTCAAATGGGTCTGCTACAGCCTGTTcctcaaaccaggcaaaacccagcatcacccgcttacaGAGCCGATACCCGATGCGCCTATCACTCAGGGGAAGAAGGGCATGACACAGATGATTGCTGGACTCTGAAGAGAGCCGTGGAGAACTTGACagaacaaaggaagatagtgctGAGGGatgaagatgttcccaatgtgaTCAACAACCCACTGccagcccacaacaacgggccggtaattggaatgatttgtgaggataagGAATTTGACCCAGCATTGAAGGCCATCATTTCCATTGCTGacgaagaaaagaaaccaaaagctgccccgaagcaagataaaggggagaaaaagaaagaaaccaCCCCTCCAAAGTCAGAGAAGAAAATTGAAGTTGAGACCGGGGCAACGCCtcccaaagatgttgttctctaCGTCCCTCAAGGCCGTAAAGAAAAGCAGATGACATTGAGTCCTCCCAGGAGATTCGAGCTGAACAAAACAACCCAGATATATGTGCCCAAGAGGGCTTATGTGATGCGGGGGCCAATTAAGCCATcgaggctgaatgagcccgtggttattggacgCGCGCCACAGAAGCCCATGAAAGATCCTACTGTTGtgccctggaactacaacaaaacggtggtgacctataagggcaaagaaatcccaggagaagttcaagaaaataaccctTTTGAAAAGTATTCCAatttggaagaggtgaacaaCGCTAATAGAAAGCGCTTCCCActtaagaagcccgtgagtgccgaagaagcggaggctttctttcaaaacatgaaaatggCAGATTATGAGGTGATTGACCAGCTTCGAAAATTTCCCGAACAAGTCTCCTTGTTGGCTTTGTTGATGAACTCCGCCGAACATCAGAAGGTATTGATCAAGAgccttaacgaagcatatgtgccTGTTGACACTTCTGTAGAGCAGTTGGAGAGAATGGTAGAAAGATTTTTCGCAATCAACCAGATCACTTTTAGCAAAAATGATTTGCCCTCAGAAGGGGCCGCACATAACAAAGCCCTGCACCTAACAGTCAAATGCAAAGGGCACtacgtgaaaagggttatgttggacggaggctctAGAGTAGACATTTGCCCACTTTCAACTCTACAGCGCATGGAAATCGGGATCGAaataatccgacccaacaatgtctgcgtacgtgccttcgatggcatcaaaagggacacaattggatAG
- the LOC104249479 gene encoding putative pentatricopeptide repeat-containing protein At5g40405, translating to MISGYSRLGMVNESLSLFREMQKTGVLPDKVTMVSVISACAMSGALDLGRWVHAYIDRRLIEIDLELCTALVNMYAKCGCIEKAIEVFEAMPVKDAKAWSSMIVGLAINGLAEYALVTFSRMDKAKVEPNHVTLVGVLMACAHSGLVFEGKRYWASMIESGIEPSLEHYGCMVDLLSRSNLIDEAYSFVEAMPLAPCPAILRTLLVGCKKNKILDKGEILGQHLIELEPWNAENYILLSSLYASVSDWEKMRHVRKQMKDKGIKAMPGCSSIEVDGLVHEFIMGDWSHPEAEEIKEVLSDISQRVYFAGHEPWIATILHNVSDEEKEIALCEHSERLAIAFGLLKTKAPTVIRIVKNLRVCRDCHEVTKIISRLYNREIIVRDRVRFHRFWRWEGV from the exons ATGATTAGTGGGTATTCGAGACTTGGGATGGTGAATGAGTCTTTAAGTTTGTTTAGGGAAATGCAGAAGACAGGTGTTTTGCCCGATAAGGTGACAATGGTGAGCGTGATTTCGGCTTGTGCTATGTCTGGGGCCTTAGATTTGGGGAGGTGGGTGCATGCTTATATTGACAGGAGATTGATTGAGATTGATCTTGAGCTTTGTACTGCGCTTGTTAATATGTATGCAAAGTGTGGATGCATTGAGAAGGCAATCGAGGTATTTGAAGCGATGCCTGTTAAAGATGCCAAGGCATGGAGCTCAATGATAGTTGGCTTGGCAATAAATGGGCTAGCAGAATATGCATTGGTGACCTTTTCCAGGATGGACAAAGCTAAG GTGGAACCTAACCATGTGACGCTAGTTGGAGTTCTTATGGCATGTGCTCATAGCGGACTAGTTTTTGAAGGGAAAAGGTATTGGGCAAGCATGATTGAGTCTGGTATTGAGCCATCTTTAGAGCATTATGGCTGCATGGTAGATCTGTTGAGCCGTTCAAACTTAATTGATGAAGCTTATTCATTTGTTGAAGCCATGCCACTCGCCCCGTGTCCAGCAATATTGCGCACATTACTTGTTGGGTGCAAAAAGAACAAGATCTTGGACAAAGGTGAAATTCTTGGCCAGCATCTCATTGAATTAGAGCCATGGAATGCAGAGAACTATATCCTACTGTCTAGTTTGTATGCATCGGTATCAGACTGGGAAAAAATGCGCCACGTGAGGAAACAGATGAAAGACAAAGGGATTAAGGCAATGCCAGGATGCAGTTCCATTGAAGTTGACGGTCTTGTGCATGAGTTCATAATGGGTGATTggtcgcaccctgaagctgaggAGATCAAAGAAGTCCTAAGCGATATATCTCAAAGGGTATATTTTGCAGGTCATGAACCTTGGATTGCTACTATACTGCACAATGTGAGTGATGAAGAGAAGGAAATTGCTCTGTGTGAGCACAGTGAAAGATTGGCTATTGCTTTTGGCCTTTTGAAGACAAAAGCACCAACAGTGATTAGAATAGTGAAGAATCTAAGGGTATGTAGGGATTGTCATGAAGTGACAAAGATAATTAGTAGATTATACAACAGAGAGATCATTGTTAGGGACAGAGTTAGGTTCCACAG gTTTTGGAGATGGGAGGGGGTCTGA